The Anopheles gambiae chromosome 2, idAnoGambNW_F1_1, whole genome shotgun sequence genomic sequence CTTGAATTTCACATCTATCCATTTAACAATTTCACTAGTAAAGATGACACCAGACCCGAAGGATACACTGTTAATCTGATCTGACCATAGGAATGTGATGGTCTTTGGGGACTTTAAGCCAAACCATTTAGACAAATAAACGAATAACCACTTCACCAGAACagcttttttataattttaccAAAGCCATGGACATGGTTCTAGTTTTCCATGACCTTGGTGGCCAATTGTGATTCCGTATTTGCCACCAAATTATTGGACTAGTACCCAAAACGTAATGCATCAGGTCTCTCGTGCTGGGCTCAGTGCTCCAGATCTAATTATCGGTTTTAGGCATGGCGTCTGCCCATGTCCGAAattaggttttattttttaccagaacaattaaactttttttttctacgtgGATACTTAGTACTCAGATATACCTGATAAAATAGACCCAGATGCCCGTTTTATACAAATACCTTCGCATTACGGAGCTAATGATTTCATCCTACCATTCCTATGATGTATAATGGAAAACAATATGTTGGAATGGGCATAATCTGCGAACAATACCAGTCTTTGAATTTACAaatctagttttttttgtttgaactctgtgtttttgaaaatatgcCATTACATAGGAAACCAAATCGAATTGTATTTAACAACCCTTACCCACTGTAATATGTGATTATATAGCTAGCCACAAATTTCACTTACTCACTATAACTTTGTAATGGTTCAGCGTGCTTCCGAGAGAGTGTTTGTAAATAGTCTCAACTCGAAACTATAGCGCGGGGCCGCTTTACCCAGTTACAGCCATTCCCGGTCGCGATGTCTAAATGTAGTCCCGATCGCAACCATCGCACGGCAGCAGCGTCACATCGTGAACAAACGGTGGCGACCGACCCGGTTTACCCGTTTGGGGAGGAAATGGCTTATAAAACTTCCACCGTGATGGATTTGCTGGTTTAGCCTCCACTCGAAACGTGCTCCGTACGTGTCGGCCCTCTCGATCGTGCTAGAAACTTCATCCCGCGCGTCGATTGCATTTGAAACGGTGTCACTTTTGCTCTTTGTCTTGTTCTCCATTACCCTCCCATCTGTGGTGACGGAGCAATGCAGACCACCGACCAACGTGTGCCAACCTTCTTTCTGCCAGTAGCGAACATTGTGCCCATCTGCAGGGGGTGAAAAACGGAGCGCGAGAGCAGCCTGCGCAAAGTGACGTGATGTTCGGCGACTCTCCGCACTGGAAGGGCTGTATTCTTCCAGCCTTTTTAGCTATCTGTTCTTGTTGGCGGTTTGCCTATTAAACGACGTTACACATGGCAGCTAAGCAGAGAAGCTTCTAATAGCTAAACAGCGCCTATCGTATGGAATGTTAGAAAGATGATCTAAGGAGGGAAAAGTAGACGAAGATCGAACCAATCGTGGCTTTATGTGTATCCGtatgtatttgtgtgtatatgtgttgtAAGGGGTGGTCACCACTTTGGCGGTTGTTCACCTTTCAATTTGGTGGATACCGGTgtgctcggtgtgtgtgtgtgccgcatactttttgtgttttgtttcgattcTTCCTTTCGCGTGTTCTCCTTCAAACGGTTCACTCAAACTCACGCTATTAGTGTTGGCCATCTCCTCTCGAGATGATCTCAGGTGTTTGCTGCTCTTGTGCGGTTGTACCGTTTCTGTTCGTCTGGAGTTGGTGGGATTTTCCACTAACGATGGCGTAATCGGAAAACTACTCTGCAGGTTTGACACAGTGTGTTTACGCCCAATGAGCTGTTATGatttgaaatgtttgttaaACAGTAGGGTCACGGCTATCAAATCAGTATAATGTGCATACAATTTCGAATGCATAATTGTGAACAGGATAGCATTATTAGTCAACGATCCTGCACCGATGTCGATAAGCAGACTTGGCAGCAAGTAGACAAAGCCGCATACTATTCCACCACTATTTAAATGATATCTTATTTAAATGCAGAAGGCATTTCGATATTGTTTTTTAGTTGAAGTAACATTCATTCTATTAGACTAATTTTGAGATACACCTATACAATTATCcaagtttattgttttgttttacaacaaaaatgtATCTAAAAACCAATTTACCATGTTGCTTGGCTGAAGAGCTCTCCATAGGTCGGCATAGGGCTCGTGGCCGCACAAAACGACCCTCCGATGGTTTACAGATTAGAATCACCATCTGATCTTTTACGTTTACTACGTGTCTGCCTACTGGCCGGTCTCCACCACCACTCATCGGTTAGGGATACCATCAATTCCAAGCGTTTGCCTATGTTAGCCTATGCCTATGCTCGTACACCGCCCCAAAATCAGGCCAAACCGTAtaaccaccaacaccaccgccaCAAGATGACGGTTTGCTATacaaaagggaagggaaagtgAAACGCGGGAACAACGATCACTCACGACACCGCCGCTCACACCAACTGCCACTGCCGCGCTTTCCCCTCCCGGTTTGAGAAAGGTTTAATGTGGATATATCCTCATAAAGTGCAGTATCGTTTGCTAGTTCTTAAGCACCAGGGGAAACACGAGAAAGAgcaatgagagagagagagagagatagatagaccGGTCGACCGATCTTAGGAACGCGACACCAAAATCTAAGGCTTGCTTCAAGGCGCGGACTTATGCTTGCACGATCCGTACCTGAACGTCGGAGCTTTGTCTCGCGAGGGAATGTATAGGTtaaaccaccaaccaaccagtcCTCCATTGCCGCCGGTTTCGTTCACCGGTCCAAGCAATGGGGTGTGTATACTGGTGCGAAGCTACAGGTCGGGCGCAAGTTGGTAGACAAATGTAAGCCATTCAAAATTGAGGattgtttcgttgtttgaaATAACATACGAAACATTTAGTGTTATTTTAGTGTCTGCGGTGTATTCATAACGGTGGAAAATGCATAATCAAACCCTAAACCAACCCTAACCAATGGTATGATGCAACTCTTTACCTACTATTTTGTCCCACTTTCAGTGAGCGCAGTCGTCGAGTTCGACTACACGGCCAAGGAACCGGATGAGCTAACGctcaaaaagggtgccatcaTTACCAACATCAAAGTGCAGGATGGAGGCTGGTGGGAAGGAACGCTGGTCGCTACCGGCCGCACCGGAGTTTTTCCGGACAATTTCGTCCGCGTGCTAGAATCGCAAGACAAGAATCAAGTGGTCCTACGGTAAGTGTGTGCTTTTACGCTGACAACGCAAAAATGCTGTCGCTTTAATGCTTCCATTACATTGGTTTGCTTATTGTTCTACTTTCAGAGATAAAAGTGCAACACAGAATCGAAGGTGTAAAGTCATTTACAGCTATCAGGAGAACAAAGCCGACGAACTAACGTTAGCGGTGGGCGATGTAGTAGAATTTTTCGAGGAGGTAAATAGACTTGTTTTCAAACTGGGCCCGCCGGCCGTTGACTGTCACATCAGCATACTAATGAGCATTGTTTGGACGGTTTTAGGTCGAGGAAGGATGGTGGCGCGGTAAGCTGAACGGACGAGTCGGCGTGTTTCCGTCCAACTTCGTCGAAATGATCGAATCCGTATCGCCCAAATCGTCCAGCCGCAAGAGTGGCAACGTGGGCGGTGGTACGGGCGTTACGGCAATCGATGGTGGCGGGCTACCGGCGACGACCGGTTCGTTAGGTGCCAGCCTGTCCAAAACCAACAGCCTCAACAAGAGCCGCACGAGCTTGAACAGCTCGCGGGAGGATCTGGACAGGCATGATGCACCGTCGTTGCCGCCGAAACCGGTACGGGAACTGTGCAAGGTACTGTTCGCTTACCAGCCCGCCAACGAGGACGAGCTGAAGCTGGTGGAGGGCGACATCATCACCATCCTCTCGAAGGAGCTACCGGATAAGGGCTGGTGGAAGGGCGAGCTGCGCGGACGGATCGGCGTGTTTCCGGACAATTTCGTTTCGCTGCTACCGCCGGAAGGTGGTAAATCGTCCGCGCATATATCGGCATCGGTCCGCTCGCTTGCCAGCAGCACGACCGGCTACAGCAGCGGTGGCGTTAGTCCTCATCATCCGGGCGTCGTTTCCCCGGTCAAGGATCCGCTTCACATTCCCAAACCGGACCGCCCGCCAACGGCCAGCAAGATGCAAATGTTTGGCAAGCAAACGTCCAACCCGTCCACCACCTCGGCGGCGGCCTACCGGAAGGAGAGCTTCGGCTCGAAGGATTCGTTGAACGAATCGACCGGCAGTGTCGGAAGCGTCGGCGGCGCGGGCTCGGTGACCGGTTCACCGACGTACAACAGCGTGGCGGCGCACCGGAAATCGCTCGAAAGCAAGGGCACGGACGGTTCGGCCGTATCGCCAGCCCCCACGGCAGGCATCGTGACGGAGAAGCCACCGCGCAAGAGCCTGGAAAACAAAGCGTCCGAGATTCGCAAAAGTCTGGAAAATTTGGACGACAAAAAGGCCACCCCGCCACCAGTGCTTGGTAAAAAGCCGCAGGTTCCCATCAAAAAGTCACCCTCGATCACGAGCGTCACCGGGAACCTGTTCTCGGGGCTGAAGCAAAAGGTGAAGGGTGGAGGATCGCTGGAAAAGGACAAAACCACCGCAGGGGATGAACGGGACGGCATCGGTAGCAGCAAGGTGGTAAAGTCGGAGGTGGCGGACAATGGCGACCGGTCGATCATGGGCGAACGGATCGATGTGGAGCTGGGACACGTTGAACGTGGCACCTCGGTACTGAAGGACATGCGGGCCAATCGGGCGAAAGCGCCCAAACGGCGGCCACCCTCCTCACCAAGCAGTATTATTACCACCGATCCGAACGTGACGGCCAACGGTGGTAGCGTTTCCCTTAGCAATGGCAATTCTGGCCTATTCAATCAGCTGTCACTATCATTCGAGCCGGAAAGTCCGAAGCCGGACCTGATGGTGTCGGCAGCACCGGCCCTAAACTCTTCGCACGGTTCCGGATCCACCGCAACGACGGGCGACGCGGAGGAGGCAGTGCCCAAGGTGGCGAAACCTCGCGAGTGGGAAAAGAACAAGGTACCGTGGATGGACGAGCTGAAGGCAAGTCAGGCAAAAAAGACGACCGCCTCGGAAAGCAAATCGCCCGAACACCATCATCACGTGTCGTCCTCGCAACACAGCACGAGTAGCCACACTCAGGAGGAGACAAGCATTTCCAAATCATTCCATgctagcaccaccaccaccaccacgggtGGGGCCGGCACTACACCACCCGTCCCGTCGGGTCATGCGGTCCGTGCCCGGCTAATGGAACGATCCGCCACGACGACGAGTGTCCCGTCGGAAAGCAATCACGCCAGCAATAGTACCAGCAATATCAACAGTTCATTCGATCTGATTGCGTCGTGCAATCGGAAGGACACAGTCACACCGTCCTCAGTCAGCAGTAGCGGCGGAGGTTCgctgcagcaccagcagcaccatcaatCCTTCGAGTCATCGAACGTGAGCGCAATGACTAAATCGATGTCTGCCCTgtccaccaccacgaccaagATTGCCATCTCCGCATCGTCGACCGGTACGGTATCGTCGACCACGGCGGTCACCGAAAACAACGGTACACATGAACCGCCCTCACCAAACAGTCGCCCCGTCAGTGTGAACCTGCGGAGCACCAGCATTTCGCCAACGCCCCAGAACCGTAATGCTAAAACGATTCACATCGTCGGCACCAGCACCAACAGTACGGCGGGTAACAACAGTAAGCCAACATCGTCCGCGCTGGGAGCAGGGACAGAAGCGATGAACGCTGTTCCCGCTCATCCCGTCTCGATGGACAACGTTTGCAGCCGGGTTCAGGAGCTGGAGCAGAAGGTGAACCGAATGGAGCGACAGCT encodes the following:
- the LOC1274051 gene encoding CD2-associated protein, coding for MDLHTLTKSEVSAVVEFDYTAKEPDELTLKKGAIITNIKVQDGGWWEGTLVATGRTGVFPDNFVRVLESQDKNQVVLRDKSATQNRRCKVIYSYQENKADELTLAVGDVVEFFEEVEEGWWRGKLNGRVGVFPSNFVEMIESVSPKSSSRKSGNVGGGTGVTAIDGGGLPATTGSLGASLSKTNSLNKSRTSLNSSREDLDRHDAPSLPPKPVRELCKVLFAYQPANEDELKLVEGDIITILSKELPDKGWWKGELRGRIGVFPDNFVSLLPPEGGKSSAHISASVRSLASSTTGYSSGGVSPHHPGVVSPVKDPLHIPKPDRPPTASKMQMFGKQTSNPSTTSAAAYRKESFGSKDSLNESTGSVGSVGGAGSVTGSPTYNSVAAHRKSLESKGTDGSAVSPAPTAGIVTEKPPRKSLENKASEIRKSLENLDDKKATPPPVLGKKPQVPIKKSPSITSVTGNLFSGLKQKVKGGGSLEKDKTTAGDERDGIGSSKVVKSEVADNGDRSIMGERIDVELGHVERGTSVLKDMRANRAKAPKRRPPSSPSSIITTDPNVTANGGSVSLSNGNSGLFNQLSLSFEPESPKPDLMVSAAPALNSSHGSGSTATTGDAEEAVPKVAKPREWEKNKVPWMDELKASQAKKTTASESKSPEHHHHVSSSQHSTSSHTQEETSISKSFHASTTTTTTGGAGTTPPVPSGHAVRARLMERSATTTSVPSESNHASNSTSNINSSFDLIASCNRKDTVTPSSVSSSGGGSLQHQQHHQSFESSNVSAMTKSMSALSTTTTKIAISASSTGTVSSTTAVTENNGTHEPPSPNSRPVSVNLRSTSISPTPQNRNAKTIHIVGTSTNSTAGNNSKPTSSALGAGTEAMNAVPAHPVSMDNVCSRVQELEQKVNRMERQLATQNGLIEELTRMLRGESDKVKTLQKELEKYAQCVTQV